A stretch of the Perca fluviatilis chromosome 17, GENO_Pfluv_1.0, whole genome shotgun sequence genome encodes the following:
- the LOC120545834 gene encoding uncharacterized protein LOC120545834 codes for MDQDGNPISTYSAVIEWRQGRKQRGGWPHYRGTVIFVSASRFDTIRKLNSLLKEEEPVELTKRASVPPQKYGEDSDGTTDDETQYCKLSNSCVFLLVFYLNDCTFLSLDTQKSKAPIRRDPAEEFLKQYGQSQPSSDNHNLTKTVVELQQEIKDLKAENAKLKEMALQDVPGLLQSLRNIIDSAAPPKRSRVELATPSPALAGSMQSRSTSPSATSLSLPRSTLSSSSASASPTVSQSSKVEIHPGTGVMVEKLAWAYALNANSATVFVRHLLTAVFPVEVLLVSNLRGNKRGRGEARLPLDKNKLNAIYSAALERWPGTQLSSIGSTINAKITELRSKSKNVDAAPH; via the exons ATGGACCAGGATGGGAATCCCATTTCCACCTACTCAGCCGTTATTGAATGGCGCCAAGGGAGGAAACAACGAGGAGGGTGGCCTCACTACAGAGGCACTGTCATTTTCGTTAGTG CTTCTCGTTTTGACACAATCCGTAAACTGAACTCACTGCTGAAGGAAGAAGAACCTGTAGAGCTGACAAAGAGGGCGTCAGTGCCCCCCCAAAAATATGGGGAAGATTCGGATGGCACAACCGATGATGAGACTCAGTATTGCAAGTTAAG CAAtagctgtgtttttcttttggtttTCTATCTCAATGATTGTACTTTCCTTTCTCTTGACACCCAGAAGTCAAAGGCTCCCATAAGGAGAGACCCCGCAGAAGAGTTCCTTAAGCAATACGGTCAATCACAGCCTTCTTCAGATAATCATAATCTGACTAAGACTGTGGTGGAATTACAGCAGGAGATCAAGGACCTGAAAGCAGAGAATGCTAAATTGAAGGAGATGGCTCTTCAAG ATGTGCCAGGACTCCTACAGAGCTTGAGGAATATAATTGATTCGGCTGCACCTCCTAAGAGATCCAGGGTGGAGCTTGCCACACCATCGCCGGCCCTTGCAGGTTCTATGCAGTCCAGGTCCACTTCTCCATCTGCCACTTCGCTGTCCCTCCCCAGATCTACGCTGTCCAGTTCGTCTGCATCTGCATCACCTACTGTCTCTCAGTCTTCTAAG GTGGAGATCCATCCTGGGACCGGAGTCATGGTTGAGAAACTGGCGTGGGCCTATGCCCTCAATGCAAATTCTGCCACAGTTTTTGTGAGGCATCTGCTCACCGCAGTCTTCCCAGTGGAAGTACTGCTGGTGAGCAATCTTCGGGGGAACAAAcgagggagaggagaggctcGTCTACCACtggacaaaaataaattaaatgcaaTTTACA GTGCAGCTCTTGAGAGGTGGCCAGGGACCCAGCTCTCCAGCATTGGAAGCACAATCAATGCCAAGATTACTGAGCTCAGGTCAAAAAGTAAAAACGTTGATGCAGCTCCCCATTAA